Proteins encoded by one window of Silvibacterium dinghuense:
- a CDS encoding peptidylprolyl isomerase has product MSRQPGTYAVFNTTEGKIAVRLFEKDAPKTVANFIELAEGGREWTHPVSNVKSKDKLYDGTIFHRVIPDFMIQGGDPAGTGFGGPGYRFEDETKGSPHRFDKPGKLAMANAGPNTNGSQFFITVANTEWLTGRHTIFGEVVEGQDIVEKISKVARNGQDKPHKPVQIESLVIERV; this is encoded by the coding sequence ATGTCCCGTCAACCCGGAACTTACGCTGTCTTCAACACCACCGAAGGCAAGATTGCCGTTCGCCTCTTTGAGAAGGATGCACCCAAGACCGTCGCCAACTTTATCGAGCTGGCCGAGGGCGGCCGCGAGTGGACCCACCCGGTCAGCAACGTCAAGAGCAAGGACAAGCTCTACGACGGCACGATCTTCCATCGCGTCATCCCCGACTTCATGATCCAGGGCGGCGATCCGGCCGGCACTGGCTTTGGTGGCCCGGGCTATCGCTTTGAGGACGAGACCAAGGGTTCGCCGCATCGCTTCGACAAGCCCGGCAAGCTGGCCATGGCCAATGCTGGTCCGAATACCAACGGCTCGCAGTTCTTCATCACCGTGGCCAATACCGAGTGGCTCACCGGCCGTCATACCATCTTCGGTGAAGTGGTCGAAGGCCAGGATATCGTCGAGAAGATCTCCAAGGTCGCCCGCAACGGGCAGGACAAGCCGCACAAGCCTGTGCAGATTGAAAGCCTGGTCATCGAACGCGTTTAA
- a CDS encoding peptidylprolyl isomerase, translated as MRVSPWIPAVCLAFTSLTGFSQQSTTDSQPAAASQSQSSSPATPAAQSAQDLPDSPGSQIHVSPQPAGPTVVFDSSMGRMTCKLFSKEAPNAVANFIGLAEGTKDWTDPKTRQLVHGKPLYDGTTFHRVIPGFMIQGGDPVGDGTGDPGYLFKDEFDPNLNFDVAGRLAMANSGPDTNGSQFFITEVPNDALDQKYTIFGQCDEHSVLIVQSIARVERDGNDKPLTPVILNKVTIVQDGQPLPPEPAPAAAPPAPAPQPQP; from the coding sequence ATGCGTGTCTCACCCTGGATCCCTGCCGTTTGCCTCGCCTTTACCAGCCTGACCGGCTTTTCCCAGCAATCCACCACTGACTCCCAGCCTGCCGCAGCTTCGCAGAGCCAGAGCTCTTCTCCGGCTACACCGGCAGCGCAGAGTGCGCAGGATCTCCCCGATTCGCCGGGCTCGCAGATCCACGTAAGCCCGCAGCCGGCCGGTCCGACGGTTGTCTTTGACTCCTCCATGGGGCGCATGACCTGCAAGCTCTTTTCCAAGGAAGCGCCGAATGCTGTAGCCAACTTTATCGGCCTCGCAGAGGGGACCAAGGACTGGACCGATCCGAAGACCAGGCAGCTGGTGCATGGCAAACCGCTCTATGACGGCACCACCTTTCACCGCGTCATTCCCGGCTTTATGATTCAAGGCGGCGACCCGGTAGGTGACGGTACCGGCGATCCCGGCTATCTCTTCAAGGACGAGTTCGACCCGAATCTCAACTTCGATGTGGCCGGCCGTCTGGCCATGGCGAACTCAGGCCCCGATACTAACGGCTCGCAGTTTTTTATTACCGAAGTGCCAAACGATGCGCTCGACCAGAAATACACCATCTTCGGTCAGTGTGACGAGCACAGCGTGCTCATCGTACAGTCCATTGCCCGCGTCGAGCGCGACGGGAACGATAAACCTCTCACCCCTGTCATCCTCAACAAAGTCACCATCGTGCAGGATGGCCAACCGCTGCCGCCCGAACCAGCACCGGCAGCCGCTCCTCCGGCTCCCGCTCCTCAACCCCAGCCATAA
- a CDS encoding alpha-mannosidase, which yields MSVRIRFSVFFCLAFPACSLLASSPALWSQSVTDMTKSLPAATQKVVSELEELDNLPSGPWRYHAGDVPHGEATNLDDSAWTSVTPKSEVPNEAVWFRQWITVPAKLHGYNLTGARIWFQFQAYGHGTTPQIVYFNGRRVALGEDLEPIVLFDDAKPGDKVLVAVKLLPTVEKKQFHAVNMKIDFAEGRPNPDDERREILSASFLLPSLSKNLPADQSTLNKAIGQIDLQALNAGDEQKFDASLRAAQTTLDELRPVMQQATLHLTGNSHIDAAWLWPWTETVDAVRRTFGTALQLMNEYPNYTYTQSAAQYNEWMSEKYPDINDGIKQRIKEGRWEIVGGMWVEPDLNMPDGESTARSLLIGKRWYQKEYGVDVKIGWNPDSFGYNWQLPQIYKKSGVDYFVTQKMAWNDTNQLPLKLFWWESPDGSKVLTYFPHDYANDNLDPVRLSADLKVAREDNPGLPSMMDLYGVGDHGGGPTREILDQGEHWANGSDKVVPKMQFGTAKSYFDSVEPKLASDSPVWDYDKIAKGWEAPAAVDGKIAIPTWNSELYLEYHRGVFTTQAAHKRNMRESSEWALNAEKYASLAWLDGDAYPGDELTDDWKKITFNDFHDLAAGSGVGIIYKDAQRDYDKVKLSTDAISEKALGTIAAHVDTEVQDGVPVMVVNPLAWNRSGLVTVHVQMPQATDEVSVIDSKGRVLPSQVIEKDVATHRFTLRVKAEEVPSLGYEVVRVVPGKKSFASDLKADGLTIENADLRVTVDKSSGCITSLLDKKTGFESLAKGACGNELQLFKDLPKDYDAWNIDPGTLDQPPVKLDTADSAELVEQSPMRDVIRVVHHTEKSKFVQDIELYTGADHVVVENRVDWHEDHILLKAAFPLAATSAKATYEIPYGSIERSTERNNTWEKAQFEVPALRWADLGDGQHGFSLINNSKFGYDAAGNVLRLSLLRAPTYPDPVADRGEQKSAYVLYPHGGDWKQAMTVREGLEFNYGLSATQVEAHSGELPAEHSFVAVEPGNVVLTAMKKAEDGNGLVFHFYEWAGKASEVKLTVPAGAQQAVETNLLEQSQGGELARDGRVITVPVKPYEIVAVKVTYAGGSGAESAK from the coding sequence ATGTCCGTTCGCATTCGCTTTTCCGTATTTTTCTGCCTTGCCTTCCCCGCATGTTCTCTACTGGCGAGCTCACCGGCTCTCTGGTCTCAATCTGTCACAGATATGACGAAGTCGCTTCCGGCTGCAACCCAGAAAGTGGTGAGCGAGCTGGAAGAACTCGACAATCTGCCTTCCGGGCCATGGCGTTATCATGCGGGCGATGTACCGCATGGCGAGGCGACGAACCTCGATGACAGCGCATGGACGTCGGTGACGCCGAAGAGCGAAGTCCCTAACGAAGCTGTCTGGTTCCGGCAATGGATTACCGTGCCGGCGAAGCTCCACGGGTACAACCTGACCGGGGCGCGCATCTGGTTTCAGTTCCAGGCCTACGGCCATGGGACCACGCCGCAGATCGTGTATTTCAACGGACGCCGCGTGGCATTAGGCGAGGACCTGGAGCCGATTGTCCTGTTCGATGACGCCAAACCGGGCGACAAGGTGCTGGTAGCCGTCAAGCTGCTGCCGACGGTAGAGAAGAAACAGTTTCATGCTGTCAACATGAAGATCGATTTCGCCGAAGGCCGTCCGAATCCGGATGATGAACGGCGTGAAATCCTGTCGGCATCTTTCCTGCTGCCGAGCCTTTCGAAGAACCTGCCTGCCGATCAGTCCACGCTGAACAAGGCGATCGGTCAGATCGATCTCCAGGCGCTGAATGCAGGGGATGAGCAGAAGTTCGATGCCTCTCTGCGCGCCGCGCAGACCACTCTGGATGAGTTGCGCCCGGTGATGCAGCAGGCGACGCTCCACCTGACGGGTAATTCGCATATCGATGCGGCGTGGCTCTGGCCGTGGACCGAAACCGTAGATGCGGTCCGCCGTACCTTCGGCACGGCGCTGCAGCTGATGAACGAGTATCCGAACTACACCTACACGCAGTCGGCTGCGCAGTACAACGAATGGATGTCCGAGAAGTACCCGGATATCAACGACGGGATTAAGCAGCGCATCAAGGAAGGGCGTTGGGAGATCGTCGGCGGCATGTGGGTCGAGCCGGATCTGAATATGCCGGACGGTGAGTCCACCGCGCGTTCGCTGCTGATCGGCAAGCGCTGGTACCAGAAGGAATACGGCGTCGATGTGAAGATCGGTTGGAACCCCGACTCTTTCGGCTATAACTGGCAGCTGCCGCAGATCTACAAGAAGTCGGGCGTGGATTACTTCGTGACGCAGAAGATGGCGTGGAACGACACGAATCAGCTGCCGCTGAAGCTCTTCTGGTGGGAGTCGCCGGATGGCAGCAAGGTGCTGACCTATTTCCCGCACGACTACGCGAACGACAATCTCGATCCGGTGCGCCTCTCGGCCGATCTCAAGGTCGCACGTGAGGACAATCCGGGACTGCCATCGATGATGGACCTCTACGGTGTGGGGGACCACGGCGGTGGTCCGACGCGCGAAATCCTCGACCAGGGCGAGCACTGGGCCAATGGCAGCGACAAGGTTGTGCCGAAGATGCAGTTCGGAACGGCGAAGAGCTATTTCGACTCGGTCGAGCCGAAGCTGGCAAGCGATTCGCCGGTATGGGACTACGACAAGATCGCGAAGGGCTGGGAAGCTCCGGCTGCGGTAGATGGCAAGATCGCGATTCCCACATGGAACAGCGAGCTTTACCTTGAATATCACCGCGGCGTCTTTACCACCCAGGCCGCACACAAGCGCAACATGCGCGAGAGCTCGGAGTGGGCGCTGAACGCGGAGAAGTACGCTTCGCTGGCATGGCTGGACGGAGATGCGTATCCGGGCGACGAGTTGACGGACGACTGGAAGAAGATCACCTTCAATGATTTCCATGATCTGGCCGCTGGCTCGGGCGTGGGCATCATCTATAAAGACGCGCAGCGCGACTATGACAAGGTAAAGCTCTCGACGGACGCGATCTCGGAGAAGGCATTGGGCACGATCGCTGCCCATGTGGATACCGAGGTGCAGGATGGCGTGCCGGTGATGGTCGTGAATCCGCTGGCCTGGAATCGCTCGGGGCTGGTGACAGTCCACGTGCAGATGCCGCAGGCAACGGACGAAGTCTCGGTCATCGACTCCAAGGGGCGTGTATTGCCGTCGCAGGTAATCGAGAAGGATGTCGCGACGCATCGCTTCACCCTGCGGGTGAAGGCGGAAGAGGTGCCTTCCCTGGGATATGAAGTCGTGCGCGTGGTGCCGGGCAAAAAGAGCTTTGCCAGCGATCTGAAGGCCGATGGGCTGACGATCGAGAACGCAGACCTTCGCGTGACAGTGGATAAGAGTTCCGGTTGCATCACCAGCCTGCTCGACAAGAAGACTGGCTTCGAATCGCTGGCCAAGGGGGCTTGCGGCAACGAACTGCAGCTCTTCAAGGATCTGCCCAAGGACTACGATGCCTGGAACATCGATCCGGGTACGCTGGATCAGCCGCCGGTAAAACTGGACACGGCGGATTCGGCGGAGCTGGTCGAGCAGTCTCCGATGCGGGACGTGATCCGCGTGGTGCATCACACGGAGAAGTCGAAGTTCGTACAGGACATCGAGCTCTATACCGGCGCAGACCATGTGGTGGTAGAGAACCGTGTCGACTGGCACGAAGATCACATCCTGCTGAAGGCAGCCTTCCCGCTGGCGGCAACGAGTGCCAAGGCGACGTACGAAATTCCTTACGGCTCGATCGAGCGTTCGACCGAACGGAACAACACCTGGGAGAAGGCGCAGTTCGAGGTTCCGGCACTGCGCTGGGCTGATCTCGGTGATGGCCAGCACGGCTTCAGCCTGATCAACAACTCGAAGTTCGGCTACGATGCAGCGGGTAACGTGCTGAGGCTCTCGCTGCTGCGCGCTCCGACCTATCCGGACCCGGTGGCTGACCGCGGGGAACAGAAGTCCGCCTATGTGCTGTATCCGCACGGCGGCGATTGGAAGCAGGCGATGACCGTGCGCGAGGGGTTGGAGTTCAACTACGGCCTTTCAGCCACGCAGGTGGAGGCGCATAGTGGCGAGCTGCCGGCGGAGCACTCCTTCGTCGCGGTTGAGCCAGGCAATGTGGTGCTGACGGCGATGAAAAAGGCCGAGGACGGGAACGGGCTTGTCTTCCACTTCTATGAGTGGGCGGGCAAGGCCTCCGAGGTCAAGCTGACAGTTCCGGCCGGTGCACAGCAGGCCGTGGAGACAAACCTCCTGGAGCAGTCGCAGGGCGGGGAACTGGCCCGTGACGGACGTGTCATCACGGTTCCGGTAAAGCCGTATGAGATTGTCGCCGTAAAGGTGACATATGCGGGCGGTTCCGGAGCAGAGTCGGCAAAGTAA
- a CDS encoding putative bifunctional diguanylate cyclase/phosphodiesterase: MPNAFLDILILGLLVLVFGSIFRTRPTVRLRYWIIGWFLILIHFAVLLWSPATPFKAALAATAMLSTLLLGGVAFLLAGDRRHLGVLRGFRLIALLCGPGLLYAALTSFQYSNRLLLTGIVLLQAGGTLVAIQRLWQRHASMVRLGAMLVPLCTLWSLAAIYSGNLIQGTYADLTLLYLLNAILYWLDFRRASMGVVTAIGGLLAWAMVFPCAVAMETWFPNVSISPEIWNLPKYFVEFGMILTLLEDEIAAMALQREEYRLLFEYNPHPMWIYDEEALAFLKVNEAAAAAYGFTMEEFSRMSLHDLRPIEEKLKLECRLRELDEVSLRSGPWTHIKADGSRIKVDIASHAIQFEGRKARFALVQNVTERIELHEQLVHQANHDTLTGLPNRLLLKDRMEHTLSSAARNGEKVAVMCLDLDRFKQINDRYGHPIGDACLKHLADLLRSRLRAADTVARSGGEEFTLLLAGLSSAEDAAGVAQVLLESIRQPFQVEGYQLELSASLGIAMYPDDGSEAQVLWRASDTAMYRAKKSGGSQFVFVSHEISAAALEVNDLEAALRQALKENGFRILYQPQYATTGELRGLEALLRLEDPVKGTISPERFIPVAEESGLIMRIGNWVLEEVCRQIAEWSRHHLPPVRVAINVSPLELVRADYAQNVRRVLVSYGVDAARLEIEITETSVMRNLEDAARQMLDLAAVGVQFSVDDFGTGYSSLQHLHQLPISTLKIDRSFIERMCDEPEARQIVQAILSLGHSLGMQIVAEGVEREEQLLLLQAMECDHLQGFLWGRPQEAAVVPGLLLRGSIQREEDGPVLFSTHRSKR; encoded by the coding sequence ATGCCGAATGCGTTTCTCGACATCCTGATCCTCGGCCTGCTGGTACTGGTGTTCGGTTCTATCTTCCGGACACGTCCGACGGTTCGTCTGCGCTATTGGATCATCGGCTGGTTTCTGATCCTGATTCATTTTGCCGTCCTGCTGTGGAGTCCGGCCACTCCATTCAAGGCAGCGCTGGCGGCGACGGCGATGTTAAGCACTCTGCTGTTGGGAGGCGTGGCTTTTCTCCTCGCTGGAGATCGCCGCCACCTGGGCGTGTTGCGTGGGTTCCGTCTGATCGCACTTTTGTGCGGCCCGGGACTTCTCTATGCAGCGCTGACCTCCTTCCAATACAGCAATCGCCTCTTGTTGACGGGTATCGTACTGCTGCAGGCTGGCGGAACGCTGGTTGCGATTCAGCGCCTCTGGCAAAGGCACGCATCGATGGTGCGGCTCGGTGCAATGCTGGTTCCGCTTTGCACGCTCTGGAGCCTGGCTGCTATATACAGCGGCAATCTGATTCAGGGTACGTATGCGGATCTGACGCTGCTCTACCTGCTGAATGCCATTCTCTACTGGCTGGATTTTCGCCGGGCATCCATGGGTGTGGTGACGGCGATCGGCGGACTGCTGGCCTGGGCGATGGTCTTCCCCTGTGCGGTTGCGATGGAGACATGGTTCCCGAACGTTTCCATATCGCCTGAGATCTGGAACCTGCCCAAGTATTTCGTCGAGTTCGGGATGATCCTGACCCTGCTGGAAGACGAGATTGCCGCCATGGCTCTGCAGCGGGAAGAGTATCGTCTGCTCTTTGAATACAATCCGCATCCCATGTGGATCTATGACGAAGAGGCTCTGGCTTTTCTGAAGGTGAACGAGGCGGCTGCGGCAGCCTACGGTTTCACCATGGAAGAGTTCAGCCGGATGTCCTTGCATGACCTGCGGCCCATCGAGGAAAAACTGAAGCTGGAATGCCGGCTGCGGGAGCTGGACGAGGTCTCTTTGAGGTCCGGCCCATGGACGCACATCAAGGCCGATGGCTCTCGGATCAAGGTCGATATCGCTTCCCACGCCATTCAATTTGAAGGCAGGAAGGCGCGATTTGCTCTGGTGCAGAATGTCACCGAGCGGATAGAGCTTCACGAGCAGCTGGTCCATCAGGCCAACCATGACACCCTGACCGGATTGCCAAACCGGCTTCTGCTGAAAGACCGCATGGAGCACACGCTCAGCTCCGCCGCTCGCAACGGGGAGAAGGTCGCGGTCATGTGTCTGGACCTCGATCGCTTCAAGCAGATCAACGACCGGTATGGGCACCCCATCGGCGATGCATGCCTGAAGCATCTGGCGGACCTGCTGCGAAGCCGTCTGCGCGCCGCCGATACCGTGGCGCGGTCTGGAGGCGAGGAGTTTACGTTGCTGCTGGCGGGATTGTCTTCTGCCGAGGACGCGGCAGGAGTGGCGCAGGTGCTGCTCGAAAGCATCCGCCAGCCCTTTCAGGTCGAGGGCTATCAGTTGGAGCTGTCTGCCAGCCTGGGTATCGCCATGTATCCGGATGACGGCAGTGAAGCGCAGGTGCTGTGGCGCGCCTCGGATACGGCGATGTATCGGGCCAAGAAGTCGGGAGGCAGCCAGTTCGTTTTCGTCTCTCATGAGATTTCGGCTGCAGCCCTGGAAGTCAACGATTTAGAGGCAGCGCTGCGTCAGGCTCTGAAAGAAAATGGATTTCGAATCCTCTATCAGCCGCAGTACGCGACGACCGGCGAGTTGCGCGGCCTGGAAGCTCTTCTTCGCTTGGAAGATCCGGTCAAGGGGACGATATCTCCGGAGCGCTTTATCCCTGTTGCCGAAGAGAGCGGCTTAATCATGCGTATCGGTAACTGGGTGCTTGAGGAGGTCTGCCGCCAGATTGCCGAATGGAGCAGGCATCACCTTCCTCCGGTGCGTGTTGCGATCAATGTGTCCCCGCTGGAGCTCGTTCGTGCGGATTATGCGCAAAATGTCCGGCGCGTGCTGGTGAGTTACGGGGTGGATGCGGCGCGCCTGGAAATTGAAATTACCGAGACGAGCGTCATGCGTAACCTCGAAGACGCAGCCCGGCAGATGCTCGACCTCGCGGCAGTGGGTGTGCAGTTTTCCGTCGATGACTTCGGGACCGGATATTCTTCGCTGCAGCATCTGCACCAGCTTCCGATTTCCACGCTCAAAATCGATCGTTCCTTCATCGAGCGGATGTGCGACGAACCCGAAGCGCGGCAGATCGTGCAGGCCATTCTGTCGCTTGGACACAGCCTGGGCATGCAGATCGTGGCGGAAGGCGTGGAGCGCGAAGAGCAGCTGCTCTTGCTGCAGGCGATGGAGTGCGATCACCTGCAGGGCTTCTTATGGGGACGTCCCCAGGAGGCCGCGGTGGTGCCGGGATTGTTGCTCCGGGGAAGCATCCAGCGGGAAGAGGACGGCCCGGTTCTCTTCTCGACGCATCGCTCGAAGCGCTGA
- a CDS encoding GumC family protein: MQGWSAPPQEPQKVASSPAVGSVQEHTVFTPADLRKVVFKRKWIILACLLLGLGIGLYFALATIPQYEATARVHIDFSRSANIGIEDLIQQQLGGGGNAEDKLQTEVEIMQSETVAMEVINSLDLYHKAPFDAIFKTSPYTGTLTPAQRHEIISLFLGSTKVQVLPNTEMVEISFRNPDPKVAMEGANGIVDAYLDRDLRAKFQGTTRVSNWLSQQLTSVKKQVEDAQQDLAKFQRENNLVAMDATGGDLVTERLRTVNEQLAEAEADRIVKEARYRMAMTRNPDLLVSVAPGTVLGSLRTQQAALLVQAAQLKAKFGPNYPKVVEVNNQLEKVQSDIDQEINSLTKRFTEEYDASVNTESLMRARLEATKQEAYRENESAAQFDILKHGAESASELYDALQMRLKEAGITAGLSATNIDVIDRANIPPFPVLPAKRSDVMFGLLGGLIVGMALAFFMEGLDDTVRTSDDAEQIAHLPTLAVIPRFPIAARKGTDPQPQKVSPDLVSLLEPQSIAAESFRTLRSSILLSAVDNEMKLLLITSSFAAEGKSTCAANIAISFAQRSARVLVVDTDLRKGTLHMKFRMSNRVGLSTLLSRESGNESFEHPIPELPNLTVLSRGPIAPNPGEILASRMMSELLMKWRSEYDHIILDSSPILAVSDTLGLAQQADATFILVRSGVTRKKALQRVREQLRRANAHILGIIVNGVDLRLENYYTYAKRYDYGYKSNYGAGYGVKENQDGQK; this comes from the coding sequence ATGCAAGGGTGGTCAGCACCTCCGCAGGAGCCTCAAAAAGTTGCGTCGTCCCCGGCGGTTGGATCCGTACAAGAGCACACGGTCTTTACTCCGGCTGACCTGCGCAAAGTAGTTTTCAAGCGGAAATGGATCATTCTGGCGTGCTTGCTGCTCGGGCTGGGAATCGGTCTGTATTTTGCATTGGCGACGATTCCGCAGTATGAAGCTACGGCCAGGGTGCATATCGATTTCAGCCGTTCGGCCAATATCGGCATCGAGGATCTCATCCAGCAGCAGCTGGGCGGCGGCGGCAATGCCGAGGATAAGCTGCAGACGGAAGTAGAGATCATGCAGAGCGAAACGGTCGCCATGGAGGTGATCAATTCGCTGGACCTGTATCACAAGGCCCCCTTCGATGCGATCTTCAAAACCTCGCCGTATACCGGAACGCTGACCCCGGCGCAGCGCCACGAGATCATCTCCCTGTTCCTCGGATCGACCAAGGTGCAGGTGCTTCCGAACACAGAGATGGTTGAGATCAGCTTCCGCAACCCCGATCCCAAGGTAGCCATGGAAGGGGCGAACGGGATTGTCGATGCCTACCTGGACCGCGACCTGCGCGCAAAGTTTCAGGGGACGACCCGAGTATCGAACTGGCTCTCGCAGCAGTTGACGTCGGTAAAGAAGCAGGTCGAAGACGCGCAGCAGGATCTGGCAAAATTCCAGCGCGAGAATAACCTCGTGGCGATGGATGCGACAGGTGGCGACCTGGTGACCGAGCGCCTGCGCACCGTCAACGAACAGCTGGCAGAAGCCGAAGCGGACCGCATTGTGAAAGAAGCGCGGTATCGCATGGCCATGACGCGAAACCCCGATCTGCTGGTTTCTGTTGCTCCCGGAACCGTTCTCGGCAGCCTGCGGACACAGCAGGCCGCGCTCCTGGTGCAGGCTGCGCAGTTGAAGGCCAAGTTCGGCCCCAACTATCCCAAGGTTGTTGAGGTCAACAACCAGCTCGAGAAGGTGCAGAGCGATATCGATCAGGAGATCAACAGCCTGACCAAGCGCTTCACCGAAGAGTACGATGCCTCGGTCAATACCGAGTCCCTGATGCGCGCCCGTCTGGAGGCGACCAAGCAGGAAGCCTATCGCGAGAATGAGTCCGCAGCCCAGTTCGACATCCTGAAGCACGGAGCCGAGTCGGCATCGGAGCTCTATGACGCCTTGCAGATGCGTCTGAAGGAAGCGGGCATCACTGCGGGTCTGAGCGCCACGAATATCGATGTGATCGATCGCGCGAACATTCCGCCTTTCCCCGTATTGCCGGCAAAGCGCTCGGATGTCATGTTCGGCCTTCTCGGCGGCTTGATCGTCGGTATGGCACTGGCCTTCTTTATGGAAGGTCTGGATGATACGGTCCGTACTTCGGATGACGCCGAACAGATTGCGCATCTGCCCACGCTGGCCGTCATCCCGCGGTTCCCCATCGCAGCGCGAAAGGGAACTGATCCGCAGCCGCAGAAGGTATCTCCGGACCTGGTGAGCCTTCTGGAGCCGCAATCCATCGCCGCTGAGAGCTTCCGGACGCTGCGTTCCTCCATCCTGCTTTCTGCGGTGGATAACGAGATGAAACTGCTGTTGATTACCAGCAGCTTCGCGGCGGAAGGGAAATCGACCTGCGCAGCGAACATAGCTATTTCCTTCGCGCAGCGCTCTGCGCGGGTTCTGGTCGTGGATACCGACCTGCGCAAGGGAACGCTGCATATGAAGTTCCGCATGTCGAACCGAGTTGGGCTCTCGACATTGCTCTCGCGAGAATCAGGCAATGAGTCTTTCGAGCATCCCATCCCTGAGCTGCCGAATCTGACAGTCCTGAGCCGTGGTCCCATTGCTCCCAATCCGGGCGAAATTCTGGCGTCGCGCATGATGAGTGAGCTGCTCATGAAGTGGCGCAGCGAATACGATCACATCATTCTGGATTCGTCGCCGATCCTCGCGGTGTCGGACACGTTGGGGCTGGCGCAGCAGGCCGACGCCACGTTTATCCTGGTTCGTTCCGGCGTGACACGAAAGAAAGCATTGCAGCGCGTGCGTGAGCAGCTGCGGCGTGCGAACGCGCATATTCTCGGAATTATTGTGAACGGCGTAGATCTGCGGCTGGAGAACTACTACACCTACGCCAAGCGATATGACTACGGCTACAAGAGCAACTACGGTGCCGGTTATGGGGTGAAAGAAAATCAGGATGGGCAGAAATAA
- a CDS encoding polysaccharide biosynthesis/export family protein: MRNCTRLVKTFAVLALSSLAAAQTQNGSWSPASMPEPGQAAARPAEPSSVPKIAIGPGDMLDVEVFDTPELSGSTRVNQSGEANLVVLGTVHLAGETPNQAARTIEEALRARGMMNDPHVSVSITEYATQGATITGEVKTPGVYPTLGSRTLTDMIALAGGPSPLAGKTVTIQHRSDPAHPLTVMLAANPRALAQQDNPVIEPGDTVTLAKSGIIYVLGAVTKGGGFLIDNNEHITLMQALSLAGGWTTVASTSHAQLIRKVPQGREEVRLDLKHIVKGKEADISVQDGDILYVPTSFGKTVGYRSVEAILTAAQNAPAYAYVY, translated from the coding sequence ATGCGGAACTGCACTCGCCTGGTAAAGACTTTCGCTGTGCTGGCGCTGAGCTCGCTGGCTGCAGCCCAGACACAGAACGGAAGCTGGTCCCCGGCTTCGATGCCGGAACCAGGACAGGCTGCGGCCAGACCTGCTGAGCCCTCGAGTGTGCCGAAGATCGCCATCGGTCCCGGCGACATGCTGGACGTGGAGGTCTTCGATACCCCGGAGCTTTCCGGCTCTACGCGCGTAAACCAGAGCGGCGAAGCCAATCTCGTCGTCCTGGGGACCGTGCATCTTGCCGGCGAGACGCCCAATCAGGCAGCGAGAACGATCGAGGAAGCCCTGCGCGCGCGCGGGATGATGAATGATCCGCACGTATCGGTATCGATTACCGAATATGCAACGCAGGGTGCGACGATTACCGGAGAAGTGAAAACACCGGGTGTATATCCCACGCTCGGCAGCCGGACTTTGACGGATATGATCGCCCTGGCGGGCGGGCCATCTCCACTCGCCGGCAAGACGGTGACTATTCAGCACCGGAGTGATCCTGCCCACCCGCTCACCGTGATGCTCGCAGCGAATCCCAGGGCGCTGGCGCAGCAGGACAACCCGGTAATCGAGCCCGGGGATACCGTTACGCTTGCGAAGTCGGGAATTATTTATGTGCTTGGCGCAGTCACCAAGGGCGGCGGCTTCCTGATCGATAACAATGAGCACATTACGCTGATGCAGGCGCTGTCCCTGGCAGGAGGATGGACGACCGTGGCGTCGACCAGCCATGCGCAGCTGATTCGGAAGGTGCCGCAGGGCCGGGAAGAAGTGCGACTGGACCTGAAGCATATCGTAAAAGGCAAAGAGGCAGATATCTCTGTGCAGGACGGAGATATCCTCTATGTCCCGACAAGCTTCGGCAAGACCGTAGGCTACCGCAGCGTCGAAGCGATTCTTACGGCAGCGCAGAACGCCCCCGCTTATGCGTATGTTTATTAA